From Coriobacteriaceae bacterium, a single genomic window includes:
- a CDS encoding helix-turn-helix transcriptional regulator, whose translation MDRSYYASIEVGQRNVSLSNLKKIADGFHITISELMRGVE comes from the coding sequence ATGGATCGCTCCTACTACGCGAGCATTGAGGTCGGGCAGCGCAATGTCAGCCTTTCAAATCTCAAGAAGATTGCCGACGGCTTTCACATCACCATTTCGGAGCTCATGCGCGGTGTCGAGTAG
- a CDS encoding LPXTG cell wall anchor domain-containing protein codes for MNDILARRARRATVGIALSAALAAGIAPVTAIAAETSSPIGAVALQTEDAATEKEKAHAAMQEALKNLEAAKEAASPEKIAVIDADIAASQELRDMMLAEAAKRREPLPAMQADVEAAQAKYDEAHNRVIELQAKLKEAYDSGDYATAQQLRSEIMMADSRERSCEYELAHYRSRLESQKGHVQYFESAAEEAKASVDESIAKRNALTDDLEKARATYDDARKAYEEAKATADKATSPEITKPTETTPPSGSAQPAETARPASSPATGKDTPPSSAKQANSSNVKQANATASKLANTGDTTPSAIALAGIAAMGLGITATATRRIKNSK; via the coding sequence ATGAACGACATTCTCGCAAGAAGAGCAAGACGAGCAACTGTGGGCATCGCCCTTTCCGCGGCACTTGCCGCGGGAATCGCCCCCGTAACGGCGATCGCGGCAGAAACCAGCTCCCCCATCGGTGCAGTCGCCTTGCAGACGGAAGACGCGGCCACCGAAAAAGAAAAAGCGCATGCAGCCATGCAGGAAGCGCTCAAAAACCTCGAAGCCGCAAAAGAGGCCGCGAGTCCCGAGAAAATCGCGGTAATCGATGCTGACATTGCCGCTTCTCAAGAGCTCCGCGACATGATGTTGGCGGAAGCCGCCAAACGGAGGGAACCCCTTCCCGCCATGCAGGCGGACGTCGAGGCAGCCCAAGCCAAATACGATGAGGCCCACAACCGGGTAATCGAGCTTCAGGCAAAATTAAAAGAGGCATACGACAGCGGAGATTACGCAACTGCTCAACAGTTGCGTTCGGAGATCATGATGGCAGATTCGCGAGAACGTTCTTGCGAATATGAGCTTGCCCACTACCGAAGCCGCCTCGAAAGTCAGAAAGGACACGTTCAGTATTTCGAGAGTGCGGCGGAGGAAGCCAAAGCCAGCGTCGACGAAAGCATAGCCAAGCGAAATGCGCTCACCGACGATTTGGAAAAGGCACGGGCGACCTATGACGACGCCCGCAAGGCATACGAAGAGGCAAAAGCCACGGCAGACAAGGCCACCTCGCCCGAGATAACGAAACCCACCGAGACGACGCCTCCCTCCGGCTCGGCGCAACCGGCCGAGACGGCACGGCCCGCCAGCTCACCCGCGACCGGCAAAGACACCCCGCCGAGCTCCGCCAAGCAGGCGAACTCGAGCAACGTCAAGCAAGCGAATGCGACCGCCAGCAAGCTCGCAAACACAGGCGACACAACGCCAAGCGCAATCGCGCTAGCAGGAATCGCCGCCATGGGGCTCGGAATAACCGCCACAGCCACCCGCCGCATCAAGAACTCAAAATAG
- a CDS encoding DUF4143 domain-containing protein has product MPKKYYARIIENELDQMLGIFGAVLIEGPKWCGKTTTAGTRAASRLLLMDPSRNFENRFRAETDPALAVSGEVPRLIDEWQEVPKLWDAARFECDNRGGEPGQFIFTGSATPRDNERPMHSGAGRFAKLRMDTMTLFELGKSSGAVKLSGIISGEKFRGAFGSMGSAEIAERIVCGGWPASIGRDARIASATAKRYIEIVAEEDIPRVDGSRRDPEKVKAVIASLARNESTLATLKTLVADLGGDVSRQTAASYISLLSRLSFVCDIPAWNPAMRSPVHLREARKHHLADPSLAAAALGATVETLLSDFKTLGLLFESLALHDLWVYARANGMGLYHYHDSRDLEVDAVIAAPGGMWIPVEVKLSSAQIEEASDNLVAVEERMVAAGNTPPVSKVAIIGFGSQAYVTDRGVQVVPLDVLAP; this is encoded by the coding sequence ATGCCAAAAAAGTACTACGCTAGAATTATCGAAAATGAGCTCGACCAGATGCTTGGGATATTCGGTGCCGTTCTCATCGAAGGACCTAAATGGTGCGGGAAGACAACCACGGCCGGGACCCGTGCGGCGTCCAGGCTCCTCCTCATGGACCCGTCGCGCAACTTCGAGAATCGCTTCCGTGCCGAGACGGACCCGGCGCTTGCCGTTTCCGGCGAGGTGCCGCGGCTGATCGACGAATGGCAGGAGGTTCCGAAACTTTGGGACGCGGCACGGTTTGAGTGCGACAACCGCGGCGGCGAGCCTGGCCAGTTCATATTTACGGGGTCGGCGACACCGCGAGACAATGAGCGGCCGATGCACAGTGGCGCTGGAAGGTTCGCTAAATTGCGCATGGACACCATGACGCTTTTCGAACTTGGGAAATCTAGCGGTGCGGTTAAGCTGTCGGGCATCATTTCTGGCGAAAAGTTCAGGGGCGCCTTCGGATCGATGGGTTCTGCCGAGATCGCCGAGCGCATCGTTTGCGGTGGATGGCCGGCGTCGATTGGGCGTGACGCGCGAATTGCGTCCGCGACGGCAAAACGATATATCGAGATAGTCGCTGAGGAAGACATCCCCCGCGTCGATGGCTCTCGACGAGATCCTGAGAAAGTGAAAGCCGTCATCGCGTCGTTGGCGCGCAACGAATCCACTCTTGCGACGCTCAAGACGCTTGTGGCCGATTTGGGTGGCGACGTATCGAGACAAACAGCGGCATCATACATATCCCTTCTTAGCAGATTGAGTTTCGTCTGCGATATCCCCGCATGGAATCCCGCGATGAGATCTCCGGTGCATCTGAGGGAGGCGCGTAAGCATCATCTTGCCGACCCGTCGCTTGCAGCGGCTGCGCTCGGGGCGACTGTGGAGACGTTGTTGTCAGACTTCAAGACACTTGGGCTGCTTTTCGAATCGTTGGCGCTCCATGATCTATGGGTCTATGCGAGGGCAAACGGAATGGGCCTTTATCACTATCACGATTCCCGCGATCTTGAGGTCGACGCTGTCATAGCGGCTCCAGGTGGGATGTGGATTCCCGTTGAGGTCAAGCTCAGTTCCGCTCAAATCGAAGAGGCATCTGACAATCTTGTTGCCGTCGAAGAGCGGATGGTTGCTGCCGGAAACACCCCGCCGGTTTCTAAAGTAGCGATTATTGGATTTGGTTCACAAGCCTATGTTACCGACCGCGGCGTCCAAGTTGTTCCATTGGACGTTCTCGCGCCGTAA
- a CDS encoding ABC transporter ATP-binding protein/permease, which produces MIELLRRFGGKFRRYMVIGPACKLIEVIFDLLTPLVIAQMIDKGIGAHDVNAVVHYGMLLGAMAVIGISFTLVCQKMAALTSQGMGTDIRGALYEHINKLSYAELDRFGTPSLITRITNDVNQVQLAVALGVRMLIRWPFLAVGSMVAALAIDLKLGIIFLICTPAIGLVFWFVMARCIPYYKQLQAKLDRIALICREGLSGARVVRAFVREDHERERFAQAADDQAHVAIAVGKLSSILNPVTFLVMNLGVCAILWVGGIQVNVGELTQGQVMAFVNYMTQTLTSIVYVANLVVVFTKASASASRLNEVLNCVPSITDEGNQTVALPEPSAMGSAVPVPALGLSHASFSFGAGAANAVSDVTLELPVGKTLGIIGGTGSGKSTLVSLIPRLYDTGVGSVNIMGTDVRAWPLDQLRHVVATVPQRASLVSGTIRSNLTWRDESATDEELWAALDIAQASEFVRNKPQGLDAPVEAGGKNFSGGQRQRLTIARALVGSPQILIMDDSASALDFKTDAALRHAIRERSVRGAAEGGLPLTTVIVSQRVSTVRDADMICVLDHGSVAGLGTHDELYASCQLYREICQSQLRREELEGQQGSATPASVPSPASAPAAPASVCAKEGC; this is translated from the coding sequence ATGATTGAGTTGCTCAGGCGTTTTGGTGGTAAGTTTCGCCGGTATATGGTGATCGGCCCTGCGTGCAAGTTGATCGAAGTGATCTTTGACCTGCTGACGCCACTGGTGATTGCGCAGATGATCGACAAGGGCATCGGCGCGCACGACGTCAACGCCGTCGTCCACTACGGTATGCTGCTTGGCGCCATGGCCGTGATTGGCATTTCGTTTACGCTCGTTTGTCAAAAGATGGCGGCGCTCACCTCGCAGGGTATGGGTACCGACATTCGCGGCGCACTCTACGAACACATCAACAAACTGAGCTATGCCGAGCTCGACCGTTTTGGCACGCCGTCGCTCATCACGCGCATCACCAACGATGTCAATCAGGTGCAGCTCGCCGTGGCGCTGGGCGTGCGCATGCTTATCCGCTGGCCCTTCCTGGCGGTGGGCTCCATGGTCGCGGCTCTCGCTATCGACCTTAAGCTTGGCATCATCTTTTTGATCTGCACACCCGCCATCGGCCTGGTGTTTTGGTTTGTCATGGCGCGCTGCATCCCGTACTACAAACAGCTGCAGGCAAAGCTCGACCGCATCGCGCTTATCTGCCGCGAGGGCCTTTCGGGCGCCCGCGTGGTCCGTGCGTTTGTGCGCGAAGATCACGAGCGTGAGCGTTTTGCCCAGGCGGCCGATGACCAGGCGCATGTCGCCATCGCCGTGGGTAAGCTCTCGTCGATTCTCAACCCCGTCACGTTTTTGGTGATGAACCTGGGCGTGTGCGCCATCCTGTGGGTGGGCGGCATCCAGGTCAACGTGGGCGAGCTCACGCAGGGCCAGGTCATGGCGTTCGTCAACTACATGACGCAGACCCTGACCTCCATCGTGTATGTCGCCAACCTGGTCGTGGTCTTTACCAAGGCGAGCGCCAGTGCGTCGCGTCTCAACGAGGTACTCAATTGCGTGCCGAGCATTACCGACGAGGGCAACCAGACGGTTGCGCTGCCCGAGCCGAGCGCGATGGGCAGCGCTGTTCCGGTCCCCGCGCTGGGTTTGAGCCATGCGAGCTTCTCCTTTGGCGCGGGCGCGGCAAATGCCGTGAGCGATGTGACCTTGGAGCTGCCGGTGGGCAAAACCCTCGGCATTATCGGCGGCACGGGCAGCGGTAAGTCGACGCTCGTCTCGCTTATCCCGCGCCTGTACGACACGGGCGTCGGCAGCGTGAACATAATGGGTACCGACGTGCGCGCCTGGCCGCTCGATCAGCTGCGCCATGTGGTCGCGACCGTACCGCAACGCGCGTCGCTCGTGAGCGGCACAATCCGCAGCAACCTGACCTGGCGCGACGAGTCGGCAACCGATGAGGAACTGTGGGCGGCGCTCGATATAGCGCAGGCGAGCGAGTTCGTGCGCAACAAGCCGCAGGGGCTCGACGCCCCGGTCGAGGCGGGCGGCAAGAACTTCAGCGGCGGTCAGCGCCAGCGCCTGACCATTGCGCGTGCCTTGGTGGGTTCACCTCAGATATTGATCATGGATGACTCCGCCTCGGCGCTCGACTTTAAGACCGACGCGGCGCTGCGCCACGCCATCCGCGAGCGCAGCGTGCGCGGTGCCGCCGAGGGTGGGCTGCCGCTGACCACGGTGATCGTGAGCCAGCGCGTCTCGACCGTGCGCGATGCCGACATGATCTGTGTGCTCGACCACGGCTCGGTCGCGGGCCTGGGCACGCACGATGAGCTGTACGCAAGCTGCCAACTCTATCGCGAGATTTGCCAGTCGCAGCTTCGTCGCGAGGAGCTCGAGGGTCAGCAGGGGAGCGCGACGCCCGCGTCCGTCCCAAGTCCCGCGTCTGCCCCGGCTGCCCCGGCATCCGTCTGCGCAAAGGAGGGCTGCTAA